In bacterium, the genomic window GGTTCCTGCAAAGGACGCTGGCAGTCGCGGCGCAGTGAAGCCGCGCTCCTACGGCGCCCGACAGGAGTGTCGGGCGTACCCATGGCGCTCTAGCGGCGCCGGTTTGTGCTTGCCACCAGCCCGCCCGCCCTGCTAAGCTCTTCGCCAACCATGTCCCCCTTGCTCATCCTGGCCGTCGCCATCGGGCCGTGCCTGTTCTGGCTGTGGTTCTTCATCCGGCGCGACCGGCTGGAGCCTGAGCCGCAGGCGCTGGTCGCGCGTCTGTTCTTCCTCGGCTGCGCTTCCGTCATCCCGGCGGCGTTGCTCGAAGCGCCGATCCCCGCGCCGCTGGATGCCATCCTCGGCGCCCCGGTGATCGAGGAGCTCACCAAGCTCCTGGTCGTGTACCTGTTCATCTACCGCCACGTCGAGTTCGATGAGCCGATGGACGGGATCACCTATGGCGTGTCGTGCGCGCTGGGCTTCGCGACGGTGGAGAACCTGTTCTATGTGGCCGGGGCAGCGGAGAAGACCGTGGGGCTGGCAGTGGTGAGGGCGTTGCTGTCGGTGCCGGGTCATGCGCTGTGGGCGGTGCTATGGGGGTACGGCCTGGGTCGGATGAAGTTCGTCCGTGGCCCGTCGGCGCAGGGCTTCCTGTGGGCCGGGGTCGCGCTGGCCATGGCGTCCCACGCCGCCTTCAACTTCACCTGCACGCTGGCGAACTGGCAAAGCGGGATCGCGTTGGTGTTGCCACTGCTGGCCATCCTCGGCTGGGTGGCGGCCAACCGGCGCACGCGCGACGCGCTGATGCGCGGGCCGCTGCGGCCGGGGGCCATGCCACTGGGGGCCCCAGGCTGGCACCGCCCGGCCCCGCCGGCGCCCCTCCCGACACCGCCCCCTCCGCCGCCGCACATGCTCACTCCCCCTCCGCCGCCGCATGAGGCGCCATTGCCCTCACCCCCACCCTCGCCGTCCGAGGAACTGGACTGACCTGTAGCGCGTGGGGGGTGGGTCGTGGGCTGGTGGCCGGCCTGCGGGCACACAAAAAAACAGCCAGGTCGGTTGTGGGAGAGGAACCGGACCTGGCTGTTTGTGCTCCACCGGGACTATGGCATAAAGTTCTTTTCGGCGGAGCCCGTCAGCCTCTAGCCTGGGCGCAAGTCGAGGGGGCAGAGGAAGGCTAGAGGCCGAACTGAGGGCTGAGTGCGAGTGTAGCTATGTATAAGCTACGGTCGGTAAAGCTGCACAACCCTGTATCACATACTATAGCGGCCACAGTACCCTCTGTCAACCCCCTATTTCGGTGCAATTTCGGCGCTGGAATCGCCACCCTTCCGCGGGCAGGTGCTCGCCTGTGGCGCGGCCAATCCTCCGCTGGTAGGTGACCGCCTGAGACCTGCCAGGTGAGGCCATGAGCGACCCCCGCGAACTGCCCTACGAGCAGTACGGGCACGAGTTCACGCACGCTGAATGGATGCAACTGATGATCCACTACTACCGGGGCGAGATGAACCGGGCCACCGTGTGGCGGCAGCGCCTGGATGTCACCACCAACTGGGCGGTCGGCGCCACCGCCGCCATGCTGACTGTGATCCTCGGCAGCAGGGAGATGCCGCATGTCGCCATCGTGCTGCCCGCGGCGATCGTCGTCATCATGCTGCACATCGAGGCGCGGCGCTACCTGTACTACGATCTATGGCGGTCGCGGCTGCGGATGCTCGAGCGCGGGCTGATCGCGCCGGCTCTGTGGCGCGAGGTGGCGCAGCGGGAGATCGAGCACGAGGTGGACTGGCGCCGCAAGCTGGCCGAGGACATGCACCGCGCACGGTTTCACATGCCGTACTCGGAGGCCTTTGGGCGGCGGCTGCAGCGCAACTACACCTGGCTCTTCCTGCTCAACTACGGAGCCTGGCTGCTGAAGCTGGCGATCTGCCCGCAGACGGCGCTGTGCGCGGGCGATCTCGTCCGGCACGCGGCCCTGGGGCCGGTGCCGGGGACGGTGGTGCTGATCGGCGCCACACTGCTGCTGATCGTGTGCTTCGCCCTGGGACCAATCCTGACGCGCCACCGCCATGCGCGCGGTGAGGCGCTGCCTTATGTGTCTGAGCAGGACACCGAAAGGTGGGGTATCGTATGAGCATGGGGTACCGTCAACTGGGCACGACCGACCTGACCGTGTCCGAGATCGGCTTCGGCGGCTGGGCCATGGGCAAGCTGTTCTGGGGCGACGACGTGCAGGACAGCGAAACGACAGCCGCCATCCACCGGGCGCTGGACCTGGGCCTCACGCTCTTTGACACCGCCCCGGTCTATGGTGACGGCCACAGCGAGTGCGTCCTGGGCGCGGCGCTCGGGGCGCATCGGGCCGAGGTCGTGGTCGCCACCAAGTGTGGCCGTGTGCGCAACGCGGAGGGGAAGCTCTACAATGACTCGCGGCCCGAGAGCATTCGGGGCGAGTGCGAGCAGTCGCTGCGCAATCTGCAGACCGACGTCATTGACCTGTACCAGGTGCACTGGCCCGACGAGCAGGTCCCGTTCGAGGACACCATGGCGGCGCTGATGGCCCTGCGCGACGAGGGCAAGATCCGCCACATCGGCTGCTCGAACTTCACCGTGGCGATGATGCAGCGGATGATTGCGGCCGGGAAGCTGGCGTCACTGCAGCCGCCCTACAGCCTGTTGCGTCGGGGCATCGAGGACGAGATTCTGCCCTTCTGTCGCGAGCAGGGGCTGGGGGTGCTGTGCTACAGCCCGTTGCAGCGGGGGCTGCTCACCGGCAAGTACCGGCCCGGCGCGACCTTCCCCGAGACCGACAGCCGCAGCCGCGACCCGCTGTTTGGTGAGGAGAAGCTGGCGCGGATTGCCGCCGCGGTGGATGAGATGGCGGCGATGGCG contains:
- a CDS encoding PrsW family intramembrane metalloprotease; its protein translation is MSPLLILAVAIGPCLFWLWFFIRRDRLEPEPQALVARLFFLGCASVIPAALLEAPIPAPLDAILGAPVIEELTKLLVVYLFIYRHVEFDEPMDGITYGVSCALGFATVENLFYVAGAAEKTVGLAVVRALLSVPGHALWAVLWGYGLGRMKFVRGPSAQGFLWAGVALAMASHAAFNFTCTLANWQSGIALVLPLLAILGWVAANRRTRDALMRGPLRPGAMPLGAPGWHRPAPPAPLPTPPPPPPHMLTPPPPPHEAPLPSPPPSPSEELD
- a CDS encoding aldo/keto reductase; the encoded protein is MSMGYRQLGTTDLTVSEIGFGGWAMGKLFWGDDVQDSETTAAIHRALDLGLTLFDTAPVYGDGHSECVLGAALGAHRAEVVVATKCGRVRNAEGKLYNDSRPESIRGECEQSLRNLQTDVIDLYQVHWPDEQVPFEDTMAALMALRDEGKIRHIGCSNFTVAMMQRMIAAGKLASLQPPYSLLRRGIEDEILPFCREQGLGVLCYSPLQRGLLTGKYRPGATFPETDSRSRDPLFGEEKLARIAAAVDEMAAMASAYGRTPGQMAVAWVLNQPGVSVALWGAKRPEQIEECTGAAGWKLTADETTRLEGLFDGI
- a CDS encoding DUF2270 domain-containing protein; this encodes MSDPRELPYEQYGHEFTHAEWMQLMIHYYRGEMNRATVWRQRLDVTTNWAVGATAAMLTVILGSREMPHVAIVLPAAIVVIMLHIEARRYLYYDLWRSRLRMLERGLIAPALWREVAQREIEHEVDWRRKLAEDMHRARFHMPYSEAFGRRLQRNYTWLFLLNYGAWLLKLAICPQTALCAGDLVRHAALGPVPGTVVLIGATLLLIVCFALGPILTRHRHARGEALPYVSEQDTERWGIV